The genome window AATAGTCTTAACGCTTTCCCTGCTACTGGCTCAGCAATGGCAACGAAATATGGGCAATGGTTCCTTGCTGATCGGTCCTTTGTTCAATTGAAAAGCTGGCTGAACCGGGATATTGCGTATTAATCAAGTCGATTCTCTCTTTAATAGACTTTAAGCCAATTGATTTTTCTTTGTTAACATTAATTACTGTCCGGTTTGTCTTGCCATGCAGCCCAATTCCATTATCTGTTACGGTAATAAGCAGCGTTTGATCTGATCGCTGCATGGCAACGGCAATATAAGCGTCCGGGATACCCGCACCGATGATCCCGTGCAAAATCGAATTTTCTATCAAGGGTTGAATCAGCATGGGCGGTAAAAGGATTGTGGGTAGCGAAATATCGGCCGAAAGCACAAAACTGTAAGTGAAAGAATTATTATAACGCATTGCTTCCAGTTCTGTATACAATTGCAGCGATTTCCATTCTTTATCGGCCGGAACCAAACTTTTAGTCGAATTTTCCAGGATTAACCTGCTTAAAGAAGCGAATTTTTGAATCAGCCTGGAAGCTGTTCTTTTGTCATTATCCATAATGTAAGACTCAATTGAATTCAATACATTAAAAATAAAATGCGGATTCATCTGGGAGCGAATTGCTCTTAATTCACTTTCTGATAATTGATATTGATATTCTAATTTTAATGTGCTTTGTTCGGCCTCCTGCCGCTGCAGAATATTGGCAAACCTTAATCTTCTGATCCTGTTAAGGTTTAAAATATAAATCAAAACAGAAGCCAACGTGATAATCGCCAGAATTCCGTAAAGCCAGAGCTGCCTGATTTCCAGCTGGTTAAGTTTCTGCTCCTGAGAGAGGGCATTTAACTTACTGGATTGCAGTTTTTCGTTATTTTTAGAGATCAGCAACTGCCTTTCTTTTTCCCTTCTTACGAGTTTTTCATTTTCTAAAAGCGCATTTTGCAAATTCCTTAGTTGCAAACCTCGTTGTAGTTCCGCATTATTAAGGGCAAGTTGTAATTGATTTTGTTTGAGTTGTCCCTCAGCTAAAACTTGTTTCTGCTTATAAATGGCTTCGGTTTTGTCAAATTCATATTTCATTCCCATTCGGGTGATCTCATTTTTCTTTTTGTCATTACTAATGCTATCTCCGTATTCTTTAAAAAGCTTATAATAAAACAGCGTACTATCCGGCGCTTTCAAAGCATTATAAATTTCACTCAATCCCAGGCTTGCGTCCCTTTTAATTTCAGCTACGTCGAGATCCCTGGCAATTTTCAAAGCATTAAGGCCGTAGGTTTTTGCCTTTGCATAATCCTGCTGCTGATAAAAAGCGTCTGAAATATTCTGCATATTGAATCCAAGGCTCTTTGTATTGCTAAGCTTTTCATTTCCTTCGATTGCTTTAAAACCATATTTTAAAGCCAGATCTGATTGACGCAATTTGGAATAGTATGCCGACAGATTCCCATTTTCACGCGCACTTCCGCGCGTATCCCCTATTGAATCGGTTATCGCCAATGACATTTTGCTATACTTAATCGCTTCATCAATATTATTATTCTTGAAATGAATTGTCCCGATATTAGTGAGCGTGCTGGATTGACCCACAGCATGTTTGTATTTTCTGAAAATGGGAAGTGCTCTCTGGTAATTCTGCATAGCCACTTTATAGTCGCTCATTTCATTGTGAACAGTTCCAATGTTTGTCAGTGTGATCGCAACATTGAGCTCATTCTTCAAAACTTCGTGTTTTTGAAGCGCTTCCAGATAATATTTAAGTGCCTCAGCAAATTTGGATTGTGTCATGTAAACCAATCCGATATTGCTCAGGTCGGCGGCAGTCCCCACCGCATTATTCACTGCGTTATCAATGCTTAGGGCCTTATTTAAAGATTCCAGTGCTTCGGGATACATCGACAGGTAGAACTGGCTAATTCCCTTCATACGGTGCGCATTGGAAATGTATGTTTTGTCCTTCATATTGTCTTGAAAGGATAAAACTTCTTCCGCATACGGCAAGGCAAGTTTCGGACTCAATCTCATATTTTCCGAGCCAAGATTCAAAAGTATCTGAGCCCTTTTTTGATCCTTTTGCGTGTGAGTTTTCAGAAGCTGTGTGAGCGAATCTATCTTACCTGTTTGCGCATTGCCGGGCACCATACCTATAATGGTCAAGCCTATTGATGCAAAAAGAATTCTTAATAAGCAGGATTTTGAATTAAACATTTTGTGCGGGTTAAGCAACTGGCGGATCAATAAAGTTATGTATAATCTGCTAAGTAACATGATGCTGCCGCTAGGCCATCACCCAGCTCTGCTAACCTGAAAGCCTGCTTCGCTCATTGTCATAAAATACCACCGGAAACGACCATAAGTTTGGGACATCTTAATCTCAACTAAACAGTCACAATAAAAACAAGATCATGAGAAACTTACTTAACATCTGCAAAATGCTCCCGATACTTGTATTGGTGCTTGGGAGCTGCAAGACCAAATCGCCGGATCCGCAAAATACGCCCATAACCATGAGCGACCTTACCGATTATTACCTGGTAGCCGAACACAAAACGGGCGGAAACAAATTAACAATCATATCTTTTGCCAAAGATGGGGATGTAGTAAAGGCGGATATACATTTACAGGGCATGTTGAGAATACTGGAAGGAACCTTGCAAGGTTCAACGCTCAGTCTGGATTTTCACTCCAACGGGCAATCGATATATTCTTTCGAACTGGAAAAGAATGCTGATGGAAGCCTGAAATTGAAATCCTACGATTTTATATATAATGGTGAAGGCAACCAACTAAGCTATGCAGTGCTGGCCAAAAAATCGGATGCATTTTCATTTGACAATAGTTCCTTTAAAGTAAACTCGGAACGTCTCAAATTCATTAAAGACAACGATGCGGAGACATTGTGGTGGTTGGGAAGAAGTTACCTTGTTTACAAGTTGGCTAATGTGGGATTCAAATCAAATCAGGATGAATTAATGGGTGCAGCAGTTCCAAACTGGCGAGGAATAGCCAAACCGGTTATGTTGATTGAACAGGAAGATAAGATTTGGATCGCAGAAAAGGAATGACCAGTAAACCGGGAGTTGCCAGCATCGAATAAAATAGCCAAATTGAGTTATAAAAACCCGATTATGTTGAAAGCCGCAATTTTAGACGACGAGATCAGGGGAAGTAAATTACTTGCCCAAAAATTAGCAGTTTTTGAAAGCGAGCTTCACGTGGTCGGCGTGTTTAATGAACCGGTCCCGGCGGCCGAGGCCATTACAGGACTGGGCATAGATGTACTTTTCCTGGACGTTGAAATGCCCGTCCTGAATGGATTCCAATTTTTGGAGCGGTTAGGAAGTTTTGATTTCGAGGTGATTTTTACTACCGCCTACGATAGTTATACATTGGAAGCCCTCAGATTAAGTGCCGTGGATTACTTGCTCAAACCAATTGACGAAGAAGAACTGCAAACTGCATTTACCCGCTTGAAAAAGCGGGTAAATGAGAAAGCAAGCTATAAAACAGTTAAAGCAGAAAAGAAATCGAATAACCGCCTGGCATTACCCACTGCGGAGGGTGTTTACATTGTTGACAAGGCCAACATTATCAGGGTGGAGGCCATGAGCAATTACAGTGTTTTTTTGCTTACCGAAGCGAAAAAGATCGTCGTCTCGAAAACCCTTAAAGAGTTTGAGCCCGTTTTAAACGACGCTCAATTCATGAGAATTAACAGATCCGTTATCGTCAATCTGGACTTTGCGGTTAAATATCGCAAAGGCGACGGGGGCACACTGGAATTGTCCGACGGTTCTGAAATCGAGGTTTCTCCACAAAAAAAGGAAGCGCTGCTGGCTTGGTTGTTTTGAAAACTACGATCGCAGCTTCTGTTGACAGGCTAAGGTAAATTCTCTGTGAGTTACAGCGGGTACAACGACTTTTCTCCTTCTTTGATCACTTCGCTCAGTTGTGCAGCAAGCTCTTTTGCCTTCCCCAGATCCCCTTTTTTCTGATATACTTTGTAAAGTCCCCAAAGCGCATTTGCACTGTTGGGACGTTTTTTAGCCAGGTCTTCATATGCCTGTATTGCCAGATCGTATTTCCCGGCCTTCAAATAAACCTCTCCCAGGCTGATCAATACGGGCCTTGCGTATGAAGGCGGTTCGCTGTAACCGAGATCATGTTCCTTTTTTTGTGCAATTTTAAGCAGGCGGATGGCTTCCGCATTGTTATTTTCAAGGTTTTGGATTAAGCCCTGCAATTCCAGTGATGCCACATTCAGGTCGCCCAGCCTTCGCGCTGCTATGGCGTCGTCGGCCGGAGATTGGTTGCCATTGCGGTACAAATGCGCGTCGAGCGCGTCGGAATATTTTTTGGCTTCTGCGGCTTTGCCTCTTTTTACGGCATCCATCCCCAACGCAAAAAGATACAGGCCGTCCTTATATGCAATGGCCTTTGTGGTAAAGATGCTGTCTTTGCCGTTGATCAGTTGCAGGCGGTCAGCGGCTTTTTTGTAATAGCCAAAACAGAGCTCCATTTTCGCGGGAGCAACAATTCCCTGGTAAAAAAAACGACCTTCATATTTAGCTTTGCGCTCCTTGGTAACCGGCATATTTTGCAACTTTTCGGCGTAATAGAGAGCAGTTTTGTAATGGCCGTTCTCTGCACTGTTAGAAAGCAGGTAATTGATATTGTGAATATAATTCCAGGTATCCACTTCGGGGATGCCCTGTTTTTTCATGTAAATAGAATCCACAGCAACAGCTTCCACAAACGCCTCGTGCGCCTTCTGATACTGTCCGAGTTTGAAATACACATGGCCTGGCATATGCACCATATGTGCCGCCCCAGGTGTGAGCTGTTTCATTTTTTCTGAACTTTTAATTGCTTCTTCCGGGCAGCAGTTCTCCATCAGATGGATCCAGTAATGGTGTGCGCCAGCATTGTCCGGATCATTTTTCAGCACGTCCCGGAGCAGATATTCACTGTAAATCTGACCGTCACGAGGGTTTAGTTCCACGTCATAGCCGCTCATTTTACTTAATGCCAAAAAGAGCTTTGCATCTACATCGCCGGGATACTTATGCACGATGATTTCGAGCTTTTGCTGATATAGCTTCCGGCTGCCGTCGCCAGGTGCGTCGCGGAGAAGAATCGCTTCTGCATACAGCTTTTCATGGTCGCTTGCCTTATCCTTCAACGCTTTGAGCTTTCTGACAGCAAGCTTTTTATCATCATCAAAATCCGGCCCTTCTGTGGCGCCGATAGCGCTGTACAGCCCCCAATAGGGCATTACAGCCGAAGAATCCAGCCGGATCGCCTCTTTGAATGATCGATATGCTTCAAAATCCCAGAAATCATGCAGCAGCGCCACGCCCTGGGCAAAATATTTCTGTGCCTGATCCGATTTCGTGCTGATCTTCATGGTGGAAGTGCCAATGCCTTCCAGGAACTGCGCGGGCGGGAGGTTGTGCACATAGGCGGTTTCCTTGCGATAAGCCTGAATATGGTCAAGGTGGTTATGGGCAAATTCGTTTTCGTCCACGTGGTTCGCGTGGTCATGGCCGCTGCTTTTTGTCTGTCCCTGCCGGTCACGCTGGGCAAATGTGGAAACGGAGATCAGACAACACAATACAAAAGAAAATCTCATATTTTTTTATTTAAAACAATGATAATCAATAACCTTTATTCTGAACCAGGTCCTTATCTGCGGCCAGGTCGTTGAATGGGATTGGGAAAATCCATTTGTCTGCATTGCCTACGCCCAACACTGCCCCTGCCCTGCCCGTGCGAACGAGGTCAAACCAGCGGTGCGGTTCCAATGCAAATTCGGCACGGCGCTCATCTTCGATAGCGCGCTCGATAGCTGCTTTGTTAGTAGAAGTAAAAACAGGAACTTTTGCTCGGGTTTTTACTGCATTCAGATCGGCTACTGCGCCTGCGAGATCGGGCGTCGCTTTTTTGGCCCTGGCTTCGGCGCGGATCAGGTATTGCTCGGCTATGCGGAACAGGTAAGTCGGATTGTCGTTTGTAGCGCGCCAGTAAAGCAATTGCACATAATAGTTCAAAATGGCCGGCGTGGACATATCCTTGATCAGCGCTTTGCGGTCGCCGCCTGTTGCGGGATCTTGCAAAAGCTTGAAAAGTGCAGGCCCGGGCCCAAACTGGTTGCGGTAACCGTCGCTCGACCATGCGCCATAATGTGCGCTTCTGTCGGCCGTGCTGTATGCCAGCTCAAAAATGGATTCCCTGGAATTTTTACTATTTATAAATGAGGCCCAGCTGATCAATTCGTAATTACTGTCGGAAATCAGCTTGGTAGCATATTCCTCAGCGTTTTCATATTCTCCCAAATACAAATGCAGCCGCGCCTTGAACGCCGAAACAGTCTTTTGCGTGACCCGGTTGCGATCCACTGTATTGCCCAGCAAACCTTCGGCTTTCGTAAGATCTTCCAGCACTTGCCTGTATACTTGCTCCTGGGTGCTTTGTTTTACCCCATCAAAATCGTCCGGTGCGGTGGTTGGTTTGAGCACAACAGGCACATTGCCCCACGCACGGGCCAGGTCGAAGTAGGCAAGTGACCGCAGAAAATAAGCCTCGCCCGAAATTTGCTTGCGTTGTGCGTCGGTAATGGTCTTGGAATCAAGCTTTTCAACTTTATCGATCACATTGTTCGCGCCGTTGACCACGGTGAAAATGGTGGACCAGACGTTGTTCAGAAGCGTATTATCAGACCGGTAAGTGTGGGTAATGAAGGTCGCATAGTAATTCAATGTCCCTACCCAGATATTATCGCCCCCGGCAAGATAAGCCGCGGCTTGATAGCCGTCGCCGCCGTAATAGTTACTGCTCTGAACCTTGTCATACACACCCAGCAAGGCAGTTTCAGCAGTGGCAGCATCAATGATCACCGAACCGTCGGAAATGGATTGCTGCGGTTCCGCGTCCAGAAAGTACGACTCGCAGGAACTGGCCAGCAGGCCGGTAAGCGCCAGCAGCGCAATGTTGTATCGGAAATAAGAAGTGAACTTTCGCATGATATTTCAGGCAATGATTAAAAAGTAAGATTGATACCGAACTCTACCGTACGCGGATGCGGAGGCATCGAAAAGTCGAGACCCTGTACAGTGGCATTAGCAGTGTCCTGGGCAGTGTTGATCTCCGGGTCCGGGCCGGAATATTTAGTCCAGGTGAGCAGGTTGGTTGCATTCACGTATACCTTGGCATTATCGATCCGGATCTTCGACAGCCAGTTTTTTGGCAATGAATAACCCAGGTAGGCGCTGCGGAGGCGGATAAATGAGCCGTCTTCCAAAAAGCGGCTGCTTTCGAAATTGTGGTTGTTGCTGCCGTCTTCATTAGGCAGAATGGTAACGCGGGGGATGTCCGTCACATCGCCCGGTTTTTCCCAGCGGTCCATCATGCTCGCCAGCATCGACCAGGAAGTTCCGCGCGAACCTGCGTGCTCCTGAAAATATCGGTTCATAT of Dyadobacter chenhuakuii contains these proteins:
- a CDS encoding tetratricopeptide repeat-containing sensor histidine kinase — protein: MFNSKSCLLRILFASIGLTIIGMVPGNAQTGKIDSLTQLLKTHTQKDQKRAQILLNLGSENMRLSPKLALPYAEEVLSFQDNMKDKTYISNAHRMKGISQFYLSMYPEALESLNKALSIDNAVNNAVGTAADLSNIGLVYMTQSKFAEALKYYLEALQKHEVLKNELNVAITLTNIGTVHNEMSDYKVAMQNYQRALPIFRKYKHAVGQSSTLTNIGTIHFKNNNIDEAIKYSKMSLAITDSIGDTRGSARENGNLSAYYSKLRQSDLALKYGFKAIEGNEKLSNTKSLGFNMQNISDAFYQQQDYAKAKTYGLNALKIARDLDVAEIKRDASLGLSEIYNALKAPDSTLFYYKLFKEYGDSISNDKKKNEITRMGMKYEFDKTEAIYKQKQVLAEGQLKQNQLQLALNNAELQRGLQLRNLQNALLENEKLVRREKERQLLISKNNEKLQSSKLNALSQEQKLNQLEIRQLWLYGILAIITLASVLIYILNLNRIRRLRFANILQRQEAEQSTLKLEYQYQLSESELRAIRSQMNPHFIFNVLNSIESYIMDNDKRTASRLIQKFASLSRLILENSTKSLVPADKEWKSLQLYTELEAMRYNNSFTYSFVLSADISLPTILLPPMLIQPLIENSILHGIIGAGIPDAYIAVAMQRSDQTLLITVTDNGIGLHGKTNRTVINVNKEKSIGLKSIKERIDLINTQYPGSASFSIEQRTDQQGTIAHISLPLLSQ
- a CDS encoding LytR/AlgR family response regulator transcription factor yields the protein MLKAAILDDEIRGSKLLAQKLAVFESELHVVGVFNEPVPAAEAITGLGIDVLFLDVEMPVLNGFQFLERLGSFDFEVIFTTAYDSYTLEALRLSAVDYLLKPIDEEELQTAFTRLKKRVNEKASYKTVKAEKKSNNRLALPTAEGVYIVDKANIIRVEAMSNYSVFLLTEAKKIVVSKTLKEFEPVLNDAQFMRINRSVIVNLDFAVKYRKGDGGTLELSDGSEIEVSPQKKEALLAWLF
- a CDS encoding tetratricopeptide repeat protein, which codes for MRFSFVLCCLISVSTFAQRDRQGQTKSSGHDHANHVDENEFAHNHLDHIQAYRKETAYVHNLPPAQFLEGIGTSTMKISTKSDQAQKYFAQGVALLHDFWDFEAYRSFKEAIRLDSSAVMPYWGLYSAIGATEGPDFDDDKKLAVRKLKALKDKASDHEKLYAEAILLRDAPGDGSRKLYQQKLEIIVHKYPGDVDAKLFLALSKMSGYDVELNPRDGQIYSEYLLRDVLKNDPDNAGAHHYWIHLMENCCPEEAIKSSEKMKQLTPGAAHMVHMPGHVYFKLGQYQKAHEAFVEAVAVDSIYMKKQGIPEVDTWNYIHNINYLLSNSAENGHYKTALYYAEKLQNMPVTKERKAKYEGRFFYQGIVAPAKMELCFGYYKKAADRLQLINGKDSIFTTKAIAYKDGLYLFALGMDAVKRGKAAEAKKYSDALDAHLYRNGNQSPADDAIAARRLGDLNVASLELQGLIQNLENNNAEAIRLLKIAQKKEHDLGYSEPPSYARPVLISLGEVYLKAGKYDLAIQAYEDLAKKRPNSANALWGLYKVYQKKGDLGKAKELAAQLSEVIKEGEKSLYPL
- a CDS encoding RagB/SusD family nutrient uptake outer membrane protein, whose amino-acid sequence is MRKFTSYFRYNIALLALTGLLASSCESYFLDAEPQQSISDGSVIIDAATAETALLGVYDKVQSSNYYGGDGYQAAAYLAGGDNIWVGTLNYYATFITHTYRSDNTLLNNVWSTIFTVVNGANNVIDKVEKLDSKTITDAQRKQISGEAYFLRSLAYFDLARAWGNVPVVLKPTTAPDDFDGVKQSTQEQVYRQVLEDLTKAEGLLGNTVDRNRVTQKTVSAFKARLHLYLGEYENAEEYATKLISDSNYELISWASFINSKNSRESIFELAYSTADRSAHYGAWSSDGYRNQFGPGPALFKLLQDPATGGDRKALIKDMSTPAILNYYVQLLYWRATNDNPTYLFRIAEQYLIRAEARAKKATPDLAGAVADLNAVKTRAKVPVFTSTNKAAIERAIEDERRAEFALEPHRWFDLVRTGRAGAVLGVGNADKWIFPIPFNDLAADKDLVQNKGY